A window from Kwoniella newhampshirensis strain CBS 13917 chromosome 3, whole genome shotgun sequence encodes these proteins:
- a CDS encoding eukaryotic translation initiation factor 3 subunit L: MADPTAFYEPEDDELLSSLAVPAQYQPQADGDEYRRLQELEQHAYAQQQLMAAEQEQEQMQALEMVPEDVKRFLVLFHQAILENDLPTITNMYESGWNKLSQAHYAQNEWPEAELISPLVGNDQVFLTLYRELYFRHVYAKLQPTIDDRFQSYENICELFNYLLNSEGPVPLDLPIQWLWDMLDEFVYQFSSFAQWRASPKNKADDELEMLAEAQHIWSSYSVLNVLYSLVQKSQINEQLKAEKEGKTPEEVAEIAGEYGSKPLYRNLGYFSLICLLRVHVLLGDPTLALQTMENVDLSGGAFLTRITACHVTTYYHVGCSYMALGRWPDAIKTFISVLIFFIRMKQYHTRSYQYGSITKQCERMYALLAICTTLSPGPSDESIMSIVKEHYGDQLAILQRGGDEAIETFKDLYLSAAPRYLNVNPPPYEDPAALESYLANPPIDAINRHLDLFLSDVAAVKGVSNIRNLLKLYTSIDASKLAAFSATEEDGEEEILQQLMVLKAASRTYAKGAGEGTLLDGERIVTNNLDFTIDGSMVHVEETTSHRRFAGFFIRNAEHAQRVYNTIRSAPLPAQRKPTAPAQTQGAQPNGTTPGQAAAPAKAGAWKPKRQVQIAA, encoded by the exons ATGGCCGACCCCACCGCTTTCTACGAACccgaggacgatgagctcCTGTCCTCTCTCGCTGTGCCGGCTCAGTACCAACCTCAagcggatggagatgaatACAGACGATTGCAGGAGTTGGAGCAACATGCTTATGCTCAACAACAGTTGATGGCGGCTGaacaggagcaggagcaaATGCAAGCTTTGGAGATGGTCCCCGAGGATGtcaagagg TTCCTGGTCCTTTTCCACCAGGCTATCCTCGAGAACGACCTTCCTACGATCACCAACATGTACGAGTCGGGATGGAACAAGCTTTCCCAG GCGCATTACGCTCAGAACGAGTGGCCCGAAGCCGAGCTCATCTCTCCTTTGGTCGGTAACG ACCAAGTTTTTTTAACCCTTTACCGAGAA CTCTACTTCCGACACGTTTACGCCAAGCTGCAACCGACCATCGACGACCGTTTCCAGTCATACGAGAACATTTGCGAGCTTTTCAACTATCTTCTGA ACTCGGAAGGCCCTGTGCCTCTTGATTTGCCCATCCAATGGCTCTGGGACATGCTCGACGAGTTTGTCTACCAATTCTCATCTTTCGCTCAGTGGCGTGCGAGTCCCAAAAACAAGGCGGACGACGAGTTGGAGATGCTGGCCGAGGCTCAACACATCTGGTCATCGTACTCAGTCCTCAACGTCCTTTACTCTCTGGTGCAGAAGAGTCAAATCAACGAGCAGCTCAaggctgagaaggagggaaagacgCCCGAGGAGGTTGCGGAGATTGCCGGAGAGTACGGAAGCAAGCCCTTGTATAGGAATTTGGGTTACTTCTCTCTGATCTGTTTGTTGAGAGTGCACGTCCTGCTTGGTGATCCTACTT TGGCTTTGCAAACGATGGAGAACGTTGATCTCAGCGGTGGCGCTTTCCTCACCCGCATCACTGCTTGTCACGTCACCACATACTACCAT GTTGGGTGCTCTTACATGGCGCTTGGACGATGGCCTGACGCCATCAAGACCTTCATCTccgttctcatcttcttcatccgaATGAAGCAATATCACACCCGAAGTTATCAGTATGGCTCG ATCACCAAGCAGTGCGAGCGAATGTACGCGTTGCTTGCCATCTGCACTACCCTGTCACCCGGTCCTTCAGATGAAAGCATCATGTCGATCGTGAAGGAGCACTATGGTGACCAGCTCGCGATCTTGCAacgaggagg CGACGAGGCCATTGAAACTTTCAAGGACCTTTACCTCTCCGCTGCTCCTCGATACCTGAATGTGAACCCTCCTCCTTACGAAGACCCTGCCGCGCTCGAATCATACCTCGCCAATCCTCCCATCGACGCCATAAACAGACATCTtgaccttttcctttccgaCGTCGCAGCTGTGAAGGGCGTTTCAAACATCCGAAACTTGCTCAAGCTGTACACTTCTATCGATGCTTCTAAACTCGCGGCATTCTCAGCGACGGAAGAGGAcggtgaggaggaaatTCTGCAGCAATTGATGGTACTGAAGGCGGCAAGCAGAACGTATGCCAAGGGAGCTGGAGAGGGAACACTGCTGGACGGAGAGAGAATTGTCACCAACAACCTGGACTTCACTATCGATGGG TCGATGGTCCACGTCGAGGAGACTACATCTCACAGAAGATTTGCGGGCTTCTTTATCCG AAATGCCGAACACGCTCAAAGAGTGTACAACACCATCCGATCCGCCCCTCTCCCCGCTCAACGAAAACCCACTGCTCCTGCTCAGACACAAGGTGCTCAACCAAATGGAACGACGCCTGGACAAGCTGCAGCACCAGCGAAGGCCGGTGCTTGGAAGCCTAAGAGACAGGTGCAGATTGCTGCATAA
- a CDS encoding mitochondrial 37S ribosomal protein uS13m produces MHLLGHNLPDHKPLKIALLTFYGLSHPLASRLLSRLQIHQSALVSDLTEPQLTSLSAYLSSPSTTAKPSDNPIILAPPGGAARRGTSDEGKGKGKAKEREDPLDDLRIETEARRAMQADILHMRQVGSYRGRRHAAGYPVRGQRTQTNASTAGKLNRVERRGYASFTYTRQSFTPATEPPSSSTILTLLVRQ; encoded by the exons ATGCACTTGCTCGGACACAACTTGCCGGACCACAAGCcgctcaag ATCGCCCTTTTGACATTTTACGGTCTCTCCCATCCACTCGCCTCCCGACTGCTCTCCCGACTCCAGATCCATCAGTCCGCACTCGTATCCGACCTCACCGAAccccaactcacctccttaTCAGCCTATctctcatcgccatccaccaccgccaagCCGTCAGATAACCCCATCATCTTAGCTCCTCCTGGTGGGGCTGCCCGTCGTGGCACAAGCGACGAAGGTAAAGGGAAAGGCAaagcgaaggagagggaggatcCGTTGGATGATCTGAGGATTGAGACGGAGGCGAGGAGAGCTATGCAGGCTGATATCTTACATATGCGTCAAGTCGGTTCTTATCgcggaaggag ACATGCTGCAGGCTACCCTGTAAGAGGTCAACGGACTCAGACAAACGCATCGACAGCTGGCAAATTGAACAGGGTCGAACGAAGAGGTTACGCATC ATTCACATATACTCGACAGAGCTTCACGCCAGCTACCGAAcccccttcatcatctaccATACTCACATTACTAGTCCGTCAATGA